AACTAGCTTGACCCTTCAATCACATAATTTCACATTGCTCAAATCTTTAAAGCGAGAATTTTACACAATAATTCAAACCAACTTAAGCAACATACTATATACTGTGAGATCGACATCAAGCAACCACAATCCAGAGCACACAGATTTGGGGCCATTTCTCCCCAAAGCGATTCCATGTGCTATATGGTATGGCACCCCATCTGTCCCGTGACGCTTCAACTAAACTACCAACCAATCTGTACCCATACACCTATCCACATTTCCAGGTGACCTTATGACATATCAGTACTCATACACCTATCCATATTAGAACAGCATAATCCAACCACCTTGCAGTTCCACTGTCTCTGTCATAACTCCTTGTGCTCTCTCTTGTCCAGACTAGCTGTTAGGCAAAGCCAGTTGGATCACCCGCACCGCCCACCTCCACCCTTATCGTTGCCATCACCCTCATCTTTCTTCTTAGGAGGGGGGTGATTAGGCATGCTCTGAAAGAACCCGATCGAGAACAGCGACAGCGACAGCTGGACCTGGTCCCGGCCCAGCCTGGCAGGAGGCTGCTGCCGCCTTCCCCTTTCCTGAGCAGGCGCAGCAGGAACACCGGCACGGCGCCGCTGGATGGGCCGGATGGAGACGGCGTGCAGGCGGCGGAAGCCGCCGAGCGAGAGCACGACGGCGCGGAGCTGCTGCTCGGAGAAGCCGAGGTCAGCCCACTCCCTCACGCAGGCCGCCTCCCAGAGCCGCTCGTCCTGCGCGAGGGCCCGCCAGCCCCGGCTGACGCACGCCGCGCTGGCCAGCGTCCGCGCCTCCGCCCGCCGCAGCACCTCGAACATCAGGTCCTCCCCCAGATACGGCACATCACCCCCATCCGGTGCAGGCGGCTGCTGCGGCGgaggctgtgaggaggaggaggaggtggacgccTCGTCGGCCTGGCTCGAGCTCCCGGTCCGCTGCTGCTTCTTGGCCGGCTCGCTggatccgccgccaccaccaccacccgaaccaGGAGGAGGCGCCCAGGGATCGCGGCCGCCCGAGGAACCGGAAGGGCACTTCATGACGAGGCGGAGGGATCGATCTACTTGGGCCCGGATCCGCCTGCCCGCCTGCGGTAGCGAGCGAGCGAGGGAGGGAGGGGTCGAACAcctgcggcgacgacggggcggatcTAGATCTAGAGCGGCGGGCGAGGTCCCCTAGCGGGAGGGATTTGGCTGGGAGGATCGCTGGGGGaagggaaggggaggggaggggaggctcgTCCGTACCTCGAGACGAACGGCTGCCGGAGCTGCGGCGTCGGCGGTGGCGCGGCTGGGGAGGGGAGATCGGCCGCCTTGGTGGCTGGTAGGTGGGTGGGTGGtcaggaggagggagaggaaaatAATGGTGTGTGTGTGGAGGAAagcggccgccgctgccgctgatAATGATGGTCTCGCCCTCCGCCAGcctggccggctgggctgggctgggctgtCCGCCGAGCTGGGCCGCGCGAGGGGATGCGGCCTGCGTGCCCACGGGAGGAGCGAGGCTGGTCGGGAGCAGCGATTGCTGGGAGGAACGGACTCGCTGGCGTTTTAGTCCCACATCGGCCAGCGGAGGAGAcacgcaccggtttataagcccggcCGCGACAGCAGACTCGTCCCTTCGGGGACATCCGATAAAATTGGAACGATACAGAGAAGATTAGCATGGCCCCGGCGCAAGGATGACACGCACAAATCGAGAAATGGTTCAAATTTTTTTTACATTTCGCGCGCCGGTCCCTCAGTTCCTTACACATAAGTCCCCCGGTGCCTTTCATTCCTGCCCCCGTTTATTTTTGGAGCTTACAAATAGATCCTTCCTTTGGACGATGATCTCTCTGCCTTCTGCGTGCACTGTGGCCGACTAGTCTTAATTTGTTACACGTAGGTCCCTGCTCTGTTGTCATTCTTGATTGTACAAGGCTTCACTTCTGGACTGGACCTCCACTTCTCTTTTCATCATCAGATAGATAGAATAGTAGGTGCGCTCTGTCCAGTCATTTCCTGCTTAGGTTTATTTTTTGTTAGTTGTTTTAATTATTTATTTTGTGCATCTTTGGGTGTTGTTGCTTTTATTTGAGGAGTAGACCGCTGCCACCACGGTACACCAATACGGCGCAAATTGCTAAtcaattttttttttggaaaaccgTCTTTTCTACAAATGACGCCGCAATTGTGATGGTTCTATGCAATCAACTCGATTAAATCCAGTTGACGAATGTCTCGTAAAAGCATCGCATGTGCAGTACATCCGTTCTTTTAATTTGAAATTTGTAGCAATGACCCATATGTTTTTCGTAACATTTAACATTTTAATGGTGTTTGAAATACGTTTCTTTGATTTGAAATTTGTGACAATGACCCATTTTAATGGTATTTtcagcaaaaaaaatcaaaataggtCATTGTCAGGATGCATTTTAGTCCATGGGCATTATATACTTTTCAGCAGACGGAGTAAGTAATAAGCTCAGGCGACCAAAGCCAAAAAAATTGATTGTAATTTCTCGAATACTAATTTTCAGTGTTGTTTTTGTGAGCAGATAAGTTTAAGATAAACTAGCCCAAGAAGTCTTACAAATTACAAATCTTGTCGGGACTAGCTGATGGAGAGATCTTGTCTTGGTATGTAGTAGCATTCCATGGAAATCCCTGGCTGCATGATGAACTGCTCCCGGAACTGGCCTGCCCGATTGCTTGGAATGTCAATTGCGAGCTCGTCTGGGCTGGGCATCCCTTCAGCTTGCAGCCCTTCACCAAGTATTAGAAATTGGTTGCCCACAATGAATGATCCAGACACACGAACGGTGATCTCTCTTTCCCCATCTGCACCACAATGTATCTTCTCAACAACATGAAAAATCCCCCCACTAGGCTGATCACCTTTAAACTTGTTTCTTATGGTTGACAAAGTATCAAATATGGCACTTTGCCCAACATACACATTCCCTGAGAAGCGGAAAGATGATTCTTCCATGTACGGTGTCTTCATATGATGCCAGGATCCATCAGAGCCATTGAACAGAAGGTAATAATGAACAACAAGCATCTCTGCTATTTGCTTCAACCTTTCTGTTGGATTCACAACACCCCCGACGTATGCCGCCAAGTCGACACCGGCTTCCTCATACCTCTTGATGAATGGGTGTGACAAAAGCTGCTCACATGTAGACCTTTCATCAGGCTCTTTCTGCAAGCAGTCATCTATAAATGAACGGAACTTCGGTGAATATGCATCTTCTGGTGGTGTCGGCGATGGATCATCGAGTATCTGCAGCATGAGATTGGTTGGGCCTTCACTGAAATCATAGGGAAATTTACCGGTAGCACACTCCAGTACCGTCAGCCCGAGACTCCAGATATCAGCGGCGTACAAGTAGTTGTCGTCGCGAATTCTCTCGGGCAACAATGTATGTCACGGTGCCTACAAAGGTGGCACGCATGGCCATCGTGCCGTCCAAACCAGCGCTCACACCAAAGTCTGCAATTTTTTATTCACCCTTGATTAGCATGGCCCATGCGCAAGGATGACACGCACAAATCGAGAAATGGTCCA
The Triticum dicoccoides isolate Atlit2015 ecotype Zavitan chromosome 3A, WEW_v2.0, whole genome shotgun sequence genome window above contains:
- the LOC119266865 gene encoding F-box protein GID2-like, whose translation is MKCPSGSSGGRDPWAPPPGSGGGGGGGSSEPAKKQQRTGSSSQADEASTSSSSSQPPPQQPPAPDGGDVPYLGEDLMFEVLRRAEARTLASAACVSRGWRALAQDERLWEAACVREWADLGFSEQQLRAVVLSLGGFRRLHAVSIRPIQRRRAGVPAAPAQERGRRQQPPARLGRDQVQLSLSLFSIGFFQSMPNHPPPKKKDEGDGNDKGGGGRCG